TGGACCATTGGAAATTTACCTTACTTTTCAGAGGGGAAGTCTTCGTATTAgtctttttgaaaacaaaaggcaaaaaagCTGGCAGGCTGCTTCCGCTTCTTGAATTCCCAAGGACCTCTCCTAAGGCCACCAGTACAGACCTAGTTCCCCACTAGAATGGAGAAAAGGCAAAGTAGAGAGGAACAGAATATAAATTGCTACTTCAACATATCCATCTGCACAGATAAGAAGAGGGTTTGACTAGAGTCAGTGATTGTGTGAGGTCATTATTGTGCTAATCAAAAAAGacttatttcagcctgacctgtggtggcacagtggataaagcgtcgacctggaaatgctgaggtcgccagtttgaaatcctggacttgcctggtcaaggcacatatgggagttgatgcttccagctcttccccccttctctctctctgtctctctctccttgctctctctctctgtctctctctctcctctctaaaaaaaaaaaaaaaaaaaaaaaaagaataaataaatttttaaaaaagtgtttaaaaaaaaccaaaaaacttatTTCTTCTCATTGTACTATAGTAAAGACTTCTCAGCAAGCCCAGCAGAATCTGAAGGACACTCCATGGCGAGATGTTCGGGGACCAAGGCAGCCAATGGCTCCAAGGATGACTTGGATTTCAACCTCATGAAGGATTACATGATTCTGAACAGTCAGCAGAAGATAGCTATTGCGGTCTTGTGCACCCCCCTGGGCCTGCTAAGTGCCCTGGAGAACCTGGCTGTGCTCTACCTGATCCTGTCCTCCCACCGGCTCCGCAGGAAGCCCTCATACCTGTTCATTAGCAGCTTGGCTGGGGCTGACTTCCTGGCCAGTGTGGTCTTTGCCTGTAACTTTGTAAACTTCCATGTCTTTCACGGTGTGGATTCTAAGGCTGTCTTTCTGCTGAAGATTGGCAGTGTGACCATGACCTTCACAGCCTCTGTAGGCAGCCTGCTGCTGACGGCCATTGACCGCTATCTCTGTCTACGCTACCCGCCTGCGTACAAAGCCCTGCTCACCCGTGGGAGAGCGCTGGTGACCCTGGGAATCATGTGGCTGCTCTCAGCCTTGGTCTCCTACCTGCCCCTCATGGGATGGACTTGCTGTCCCAGTCGCTGCTCTGAGCTTTTCCCTCTGATCCCCAATGACTATCTGCTGGGCTGGCTCCTGTTCATAGCCTTCCTCTTCTCTGGCATTATCTACACCTATGGGCATGTCCTCTGGAAGGCCCATCAGCATGTCGCCAGCCTGGCAGAGCACCAGGACAGGCAGGTGCCAGGAATGGCCCGGATGAGGCTGGATGTGAGGTTAGCCAAGACCCTGGGGGTGGTGCTGGCTGTTCTCTTTGTATGCTGGTTCCCGGCACTAGTCCTCATGGCCTACAGCCTGACCACCACTCTCAGTGACCAGGTCAAGAAGATCTTCGCcttttgctctctgctctgccttgTCAACTCCATGGTCAACCCCGTCATCTACGCCCTGCGGAGTGGGGAGATTCGCTCCTCTGCCCACCACTGCCTCACCCGCTGGAAGAAGTATCTGAGATGCCTAGGGCTTGACGGGAAAGAGGAGGTCCCGAAGTCCTCAGTCACTGAGACAGAGGCTGATGTGAAAATCACGCAGTGGCCAGATTCCAGAGGTCTACACCGTTCTGATTGCTGATGCAGCCTCTTTCAGAGCTTTAAACAAACCAAGTCAGAAACCATTTCACTCtccagaggagagagagcagtcTTGACCCTCTCATCTTATTTGAATAAGCCCCAGGGGCCTCGACACTTACCCTTTTGTGCTGATGAGTTTTGGCTCTGACCCCTGGAGGGCAGCCTGGTCTGTTGTAGAGCGAGGCCCTGTGAGAGGTGGCAAAGTAAGCAGGAGGCAAGATGCCTGGGACAGGCTCTGTGCATGTCAGGTCAGGAAAACCTTCTCAGCAAGATGGCATAGTGCCTGCATTCTCTGGAGACCACAGGAGCTAGAGGGAGCCTTCAGGCTCAGCAATGAGGGACTCGGAGGAAATTTGAGAAGAATGGATTATTCTCCTGGGATTTCAGGGCATGGGTGGATTGCTGGCCAGTCCTTGTTCCTGCTTCATTTTGGGGACCTTCTTGGTTCTGTGTCATCTTTCCCCACTAAGGACATTTATAAATCACCCTTTTAGTTCACCCTATCCCACTGAGCACCAAGAACTGTGATGCGAAGAGGATCATGGGTGTTGACCCACCTCTTTCAGAGGTAACTGACAACCCTCCAGTTAAGGGCATCTTGTTATTAGGGCAATGGTCCTCCTTGACCCTGATAATGCTCATTCACAGCCACTGTGAACTCTTAAGTCTCTGGGGAATACAGAGGCTGGGGTCACTTTGAGACACAGAatctttagaaaattttattgacCTTGACAAGTCCTATTTGGTGGTACCACTGGAAGCAGGCAGTGTCCCATTCTAAATAGTCacaaagattttatataaatcCCCATATTGTTCCCACTTGCTCTCAGTTCAGGTCCTTTTGTCTCCTCCACACGCTTATGACAAATAATCAACAGAGCAAATAGGAGGAGAGGGAAATTCCTTTACTTATGGGCTAAGCCCAGGGCTGACATCTCACAACCTATATCTCTAGCACGAACACTGCCCAGTTCTTCTGAAGAGCCCAGGACACCATATTTTACGTATCAGGGAGGCTGGGTTCCTACCAGAGGGACTTAAAAAAGTAGGCAAGAGAAATTGTTGATGGCCAGAGGATCGTAAGAAATTCTAATGCAATCATTTGGAACCAaagacagaataaaagaaaataattaaacatgTCTTCATTGAATACTTTGTAAGATAAGGCGACcactattcattcactcattcaaccatCTCATAAATACATTCCAGAGTCTGTGCTAGGTCCTGGATGTCGAGCCATAAATGAGACTCTGCCCCTGTCTAATGGGGCTTACACTCTCCATTCTGCTGGGGAGAGAGcgaacaaataataaataattacaggTGGTGCAATGAAAGAAATGGTCAAGGTCATGTGATAGGAATTAATTGAGGCAACTTGAGGTAGGGTAGACCTACTAGGTGCTCTGGTCATAAATGCCGGCTAGCTTTTATTGAGtctttactatgtgctaggcactgggctAAGTACTTTCAAATGAGCTATTTCACTTGGTCTTCACAATAACCCGATGAAGAGAGTTCGGTAATCTCATTGTACAAATGAGGAAACCTCAAAGAGGCAgtcacttgcctgaggtcacactgcTAATATGTATCCAAAGCTGGGGTTTCCAAGATAGTCCTGTTTGTCTCCAAAGCCTCCAGCTAGACCACTAACCCCTTGATCTATCTAGTTCAGTCAAATTCAGCTTGATAGGAAATAATGTTAGACTGCTGTAACCTTAACGTTATAGATTGCTGCAACCTTAAATCATCATTATTTCTCAATGTACTTCTTTTTATgccctgtattagtttcctgtaaCAATTTTCCATAAACTGGGttccttaaaacaacagaaatttattgtttcacagcTCTGGGGgctagaagttcaaaatcaaggtgttggcagggccatgCTCTCTCCAGAGGTTCGAGGACGAGGAAGCTTCCTTGCTTCTTCCAGTGTCTGGAagctcagtgttccttggtttgtggcAACATAACTCCGATCTATGCCGCCATCTTCACATGGCCTCCCCACCCTTTTGTCTCTTAGAGTCTTCTTTGGATTAAacaccctaatccagtatgagcTCAccttaatttaataaattacatctacaaagactctatttccaaataaggcaaCATTCACAGGTTCCGAGTAGACatgatgttggggggggggggagtaatgCTGAACCCAGTTGAAGTAGcatacttgcctgacctgtggtaacgcagtggataaagcgtcaaactgaaatgttgaggtcacgggttcaaatccctgggcttgcctggtcaaggcacatataggaacaacttttttttttttttttttttttttaattttttttatttattcattttttttagagaggagagggagagagcgagagagcaaggagagacagagagagagaagggggggaggagctggaagcatcaactcccatatgtgccttgaccaggcaagcccagggtttcgaacctgcaacctcagcatttccaggtcgacactttatccactgcgccaccacaggtcaggctaggaacAACTTTTCActtccctatctttctctctttctctctctttctctctctttccctccctctcccacctctctccaaaaatcaataagtaaaattgtaaaaaaacaaacaaacaaaaaaagcataatttttttaaaggtaacctTATGGTTCCTTAAAGTTGGGGCAtgcctttctttattcattcattagtggtctctttttatcattttagcaAAGAAAATGCCCAAATATCTGGCATAAAtgaatactcagtaaatatttctttaatagagttaaaaaccattgaattaaaTGCATTTCCACACTTTCTACCTCTGTCCTTTCACAATCTCCTATTTTGGCTTTAAGTTAAAGAACCAGAGTTTATGAAGGAGGAGAGCAAGGGGCCAAGGAGCCCTGGATATCACTGAGAACCACCGCGTTGTTTACAGGAGGAAGCAGCCCAGACTGGACAACACTTGTCCCAGAAGACCCCGTGAGGCGGAGTCTAGTGCAAGAAACCCAGCTTTCCCAAATTCCAATATTGTCCACTCTATCACAGCGCCTCCTCACCTGCTCCTACATATTTGTATTTTGGTTATGAGGATGTTAACCTTTAATAAATCGTAAGATATTTCTCCAGGAAAATGGGTTTATTCAGAAACAATAAAGAATTGCAATTcacggccctggctggatagctcagttggttggtgttggaatccatgggagtccaaaagaccagagtaacaggctttattgaaaggaagaaaggaaccctgccaggcacttctcctgggggagaagagcaccggttacagactaggagcgagttatatagtgtttgggagagcctgaggggatactgaggcaaaagtcctggtatgtccggaatgctcctccttggggggcttcgagcatgtgggtgttgaatcaaaagttctggtgtgtctggagcccctccttggggcggcttctcagctttttggaattcccctgtctcagggtcaatggtccagtaagggtgaggtctaacaaataagcggaacatcaagagggcagtttggaatttacatatctatcagttggagcatcatcctgaagtgcagaggttgtcggttcgatccctggtcagggcacatacaggaacagatgatgttcctgtcctctctctttctctctctcccc
The Saccopteryx bilineata isolate mSacBil1 chromosome 3, mSacBil1_pri_phased_curated, whole genome shotgun sequence DNA segment above includes these coding regions:
- the CNR2 gene encoding cannabinoid receptor 2 — encoded protein: MATPTPGISLLGWTLHSKDFSASPAESEGHSMARCSGTKAANGSKDDLDFNLMKDYMILNSQQKIAIAVLCTPLGLLSALENLAVLYLILSSHRLRRKPSYLFISSLAGADFLASVVFACNFVNFHVFHGVDSKAVFLLKIGSVTMTFTASVGSLLLTAIDRYLCLRYPPAYKALLTRGRALVTLGIMWLLSALVSYLPLMGWTCCPSRCSELFPLIPNDYLLGWLLFIAFLFSGIIYTYGHVLWKAHQHVASLAEHQDRQVPGMARMRLDVRLAKTLGVVLAVLFVCWFPALVLMAYSLTTTLSDQVKKIFAFCSLLCLVNSMVNPVIYALRSGEIRSSAHHCLTRWKKYLRCLGLDGKEEVPKSSVTETEADVKITQWPDSRGLHRSDC